A DNA window from Streptomyces parvus contains the following coding sequences:
- a CDS encoding MIP/aquaporin family protein, which translates to MSSSDIFIGETIGTAVLILLGGGVCAAVTLKSSKARNAGWLAITFGWGFAVLTGAYLAGGVSGAHLNPAVTVGLAIQGGTEWGDVPLYLGSQLLGAMIGALLVWAVYYGQFHAHLTDPEIIGTKSTDEGMVDQTAAPEAGPVLGIFSTGPEIRNGVQNVVTEIIATVVLVLAILTQGLNNEGNGLGVLGALITALVVVGIGLSLGGPTGYAINPVRDLGPRIVHALLPLPNKGGSDWGYAWVPIVGPLVGGALAGGLYNLAFA; encoded by the coding sequence GTGTCCAGCTCCGACATTTTCATCGGCGAGACCATAGGTACCGCCGTACTCATCCTGCTCGGCGGCGGTGTCTGTGCCGCCGTCACGCTGAAGAGCTCGAAGGCCCGGAACGCGGGCTGGCTGGCCATCACCTTCGGGTGGGGCTTCGCCGTGCTGACCGGCGCCTACCTCGCCGGCGGCGTATCGGGCGCCCACCTCAACCCCGCGGTCACGGTCGGCCTGGCCATCCAGGGCGGCACGGAGTGGGGCGACGTCCCGCTCTACCTCGGCTCGCAGCTGCTCGGCGCGATGATCGGCGCCCTGCTGGTCTGGGCGGTCTACTACGGCCAGTTCCACGCCCACCTGACCGACCCGGAGATCATCGGTACCAAGTCCACCGACGAGGGCATGGTCGACCAGACCGCCGCCCCCGAGGCGGGCCCGGTGCTCGGGATCTTCTCCACCGGTCCGGAGATCCGCAACGGCGTGCAGAACGTCGTCACCGAGATCATCGCCACCGTCGTGCTGGTCCTGGCGATCCTGACCCAGGGCCTCAACAACGAGGGCAACGGCCTCGGCGTGCTCGGCGCGCTGATCACCGCCCTGGTCGTGGTCGGCATCGGCCTCTCGCTCGGCGGCCCGACCGGCTACGCCATCAACCCGGTCCGCGACCTCGGTCCGCGCATCGTGCACGCCCTGCTTCCGCTGCCGAACAAGGGTGGTTCGGACTGGGGCTACGCGTGGGTACCCATCGTGGGTCCGCTCGTCGGCGGCGCACTCGCCGGCGGGCTCTACAACCTCGCCTTCGCCTAG
- the glpK gene encoding glycerol kinase GlpK, with the protein MTDAHTTGTHGTGPFIAAIDQGTTSSRCIVFDKDGRIVSVDQKEHEQIFPKPGWVEHDATEIWENVQEVVAGAIVKAGITSADVKAIGITNQRETTLLWDKNTGEPVHNALVWQDTRTDALCKELGRNVGQDRFRRETGLPLASYFAGPKVRWLLDNVEGLRERAERGDILFGTMDSWVIWNLTGGTDGGVHVTDVTNASRTLLMNLHTMAWDEKILSSIGIPAAVLPEIRSSAEVYGNAKGGILDGVPVASALGDQQAALFGQTCFAEGEAKSTYGTGTFMLMNTGGTPVNSYNGLLTTVGYQIGDKPPVYALEGSIAVTGSLVQWMRDQMGLIKSAAEIETLASSVEDNGGAYFVPAFSGLFAPYWRPDARGVIAGLTRYVTKAHIARAVLEATAWQTREISDAMTKDSGVELTALKVDGGMTSNNLLMQTLADFLDAPVVRPMVAETTCLGAAYAAGLAVGFWPDTDALRANWRRAAEWTPRMDADTRAREYKSWLKAVERTMGWIEDEES; encoded by the coding sequence GTGACCGACGCACACACCACCGGCACCCACGGCACCGGGCCGTTCATCGCGGCCATCGACCAGGGCACCACCTCCAGCCGCTGCATCGTCTTCGACAAGGACGGCCGGATCGTCTCCGTCGACCAGAAGGAGCACGAGCAGATCTTCCCGAAGCCGGGCTGGGTCGAGCACGACGCGACCGAGATCTGGGAGAACGTCCAGGAGGTCGTCGCCGGGGCCATCGTCAAGGCCGGCATCACCTCCGCCGACGTCAAGGCGATCGGCATCACCAACCAGCGCGAGACCACGCTGCTGTGGGACAAGAACACCGGTGAGCCGGTGCACAACGCCCTGGTCTGGCAGGACACCCGCACCGACGCGCTCTGCAAGGAGCTCGGCCGCAACGTGGGCCAGGACCGGTTCCGCCGCGAGACCGGGCTGCCGCTCGCCTCGTACTTCGCAGGCCCCAAGGTCCGCTGGCTGCTCGACAACGTCGAGGGGCTGCGCGAGCGCGCCGAGCGCGGCGACATCCTCTTCGGCACCATGGACTCCTGGGTCATCTGGAACCTCACCGGCGGCACCGACGGCGGCGTCCACGTCACCGACGTGACCAACGCCTCGCGCACCCTCCTGATGAACCTGCACACGATGGCCTGGGACGAGAAGATCCTCTCCTCCATCGGCATCCCGGCCGCAGTGCTCCCCGAGATCCGCTCCTCCGCCGAGGTCTACGGCAACGCCAAGGGCGGCATCCTGGACGGCGTCCCGGTCGCCTCCGCGCTCGGCGACCAGCAGGCGGCGCTTTTCGGCCAGACCTGTTTCGCCGAGGGCGAGGCCAAGTCCACGTACGGCACCGGCACCTTCATGCTGATGAACACCGGGGGCACCCCGGTGAACTCGTACAACGGGCTGCTCACCACCGTCGGCTACCAGATCGGCGACAAGCCCCCGGTGTACGCGCTGGAGGGCTCCATCGCGGTCACCGGTTCGCTGGTGCAGTGGATGCGCGACCAGATGGGCCTGATCAAGTCGGCCGCCGAGATCGAGACGCTGGCCTCCTCGGTCGAGGACAACGGCGGCGCGTACTTCGTGCCCGCCTTCTCCGGACTGTTCGCCCCCTACTGGCGTCCCGACGCCCGTGGCGTCATCGCCGGTCTCACCCGTTACGTCACCAAGGCGCACATCGCCCGTGCCGTCCTGGAGGCCACCGCCTGGCAGACCCGCGAGATCAGCGACGCCATGACGAAGGACTCCGGCGTCGAGCTGACCGCGCTCAAGGTCGACGGCGGCATGACGTCCAACAACCTGCTGATGCAGACGCTCGCCGACTTCCTGGACGCGCCCGTGGTGCGCCCCATGGTCGCCGAGACCACCTGCCTCGGCGCCGCCTACGCCGCCGGTCTCGCCGTCGGCTTCTGGCCGGACACCGACGCGCTGCGCGCCAACTGGCGCCGGGCCGCCGAGTGGACACCCCGCATGGACGCGGACACCCGTGCCCGCGAGTACAAGAGCTGGCTCAAGGCCGTCGAACGGACCATGGGCTGGATCGAGGACGAAGAAAGCTGA
- a CDS encoding glycerol-3-phosphate dehydrogenase/oxidase, whose product MTTLQSVPALGTHPASGSLPSRAETRDQLSRATYDLLVIGGGILGISTAWHAAQSGLRVALVDAGDFAGATSSASSKLLHGGLRYLQTGAVKLVAENHFERRAVSREVAPHLANPLTFYLPVYKGGPHGAAKLGAGVFAYSALSAFGDGVGHVISPAKAQRDVPELRTDDLKAVAVYRDDQMNDARMALMTVRAAVDAGAVVLNHAAVTGLRFTRGRVTGAELKDSTDSTEFGVDARLVLNATGPWVDHLRKMEDPNAAPSIRLSKGAHLVLKRTRPWRAALATPIDKYRITFALPWEDMLLLGTTDEEYEGDPADVSVTEADTAQILDEAAFSIKDQQLSRDLITYSFAGLRVLPGGPGDTSKAKRETVVTEGRGGMLSVAGGKWTTFRHIGRTVMNKLAALPGHPLAEDMEPMNRLPRKLPLPGIANPNAVAHRLLVDGPAPGPRMAPDTARHLATHYGSLAFDIARLANENPRLAERVHPDAPEIWAQVAYARDHEWAETADDVLRRRTTLTIRGLATDDVREGVEKLLADRD is encoded by the coding sequence ATGACCACCCTGCAGAGCGTTCCCGCCCTCGGAACGCACCCGGCCTCCGGCTCGCTGCCGAGCCGCGCCGAGACCCGGGACCAGCTGTCCCGGGCCACGTACGACCTCCTGGTCATCGGCGGCGGCATCCTGGGCATCTCCACCGCCTGGCATGCCGCGCAGTCCGGGCTGCGGGTGGCTCTGGTGGACGCCGGCGACTTCGCCGGCGCCACCTCCTCCGCCTCCTCCAAGCTCCTCCACGGCGGTCTGCGCTACCTCCAGACCGGCGCGGTGAAGCTGGTCGCGGAGAACCACTTCGAGCGGCGCGCGGTCTCCCGCGAGGTGGCCCCGCACCTGGCCAACCCGCTCACCTTCTACCTGCCCGTCTACAAGGGCGGCCCGCACGGCGCGGCCAAGCTCGGCGCGGGCGTCTTCGCCTACTCCGCGCTCTCCGCGTTCGGCGACGGCGTCGGCCACGTCATATCCCCGGCCAAGGCCCAGCGCGACGTGCCCGAGCTGCGTACGGACGATCTCAAGGCGGTCGCGGTCTACCGCGACGACCAGATGAACGACGCCCGCATGGCGCTGATGACGGTCCGCGCGGCCGTCGACGCGGGCGCGGTCGTCCTCAACCACGCGGCCGTCACCGGGCTCCGCTTCACCCGGGGCCGGGTCACCGGCGCCGAGCTGAAGGACAGCACCGACTCCACCGAGTTCGGCGTCGACGCCCGGCTCGTGCTGAACGCGACCGGCCCCTGGGTCGACCACCTGCGGAAGATGGAGGACCCGAACGCGGCTCCTTCCATCCGCCTCTCCAAGGGCGCGCACCTGGTCCTCAAGCGGACCCGGCCGTGGCGGGCGGCGCTGGCCACCCCGATCGACAAGTACCGCATCACGTTCGCGCTGCCGTGGGAGGACATGCTGCTCCTCGGCACGACGGACGAGGAGTACGAGGGCGATCCGGCGGACGTCTCGGTGACCGAGGCCGACACCGCGCAGATCCTCGACGAGGCGGCGTTCTCGATCAAGGACCAGCAGCTCTCGCGCGATCTGATCACGTACTCCTTCGCGGGTCTGCGGGTGCTTCCCGGCGGTCCCGGCGACACCTCCAAGGCCAAGCGCGAAACGGTCGTCACCGAGGGCCGCGGCGGGATGCTGTCGGTCGCGGGCGGCAAGTGGACGACCTTCCGCCACATCGGCCGTACGGTCATGAACAAGCTGGCCGCGCTGCCCGGGCACCCGCTGGCCGAGGACATGGAGCCGATGAACCGGCTGCCGCGGAAGCTGCCGCTCCCCGGTATCGCCAACCCGAACGCGGTCGCTCACCGGCTGCTCGTCGACGGTCCGGCGCCCGGGCCGCGCATGGCCCCGGACACCGCCCGGCACCTGGCCACGCACTACGGATCCCTCGCCTTCGACATCGCGCGCCTGGCGAACGAGAACCCTCGGCTGGCCGAGCGCGTCCACCCGGACGCCCCGGAGATCTGGGCCCAGGTCGCCTACGCCCGGGACCACGAGTGGGCCGAGACGGCGGACGACGTGCTGCGCCGCCGGACCACGCTGACGATCCGGGGCCTGGCGACGGACGACGTCCGCGAGGGCGTCGAGAAGCTGCTGGCCGACCGGGACTGA
- a CDS encoding LLM class flavin-dependent oxidoreductase, translating into MRFSVLSLIGHDPHPLTGDLPFAADRFEEVIDTASVAERLGFDAYSVGERHAGAFLSSSPNVVLGAIAARTSTIRLLTGVTVVAILDPVRVAEDFATLDQISRGRVELVVGKGAEAGHFDLFGLEEERQWDLQKEKYELLRRLWTEEGVDWEGEFRPPLKNVTTVPRPYDGLPRIWHGSATSLNSPELAAKHGDPLFTANAVQPREAYAKLITHYRERFEAYGHDPADAKVAAGSGGLLIADSSQAAVTRYKELYEARVRQAFKPHLAGRAGYNTPFRTIEEAIEGGPQLIGSPQQIIDKILGWHEVYRHDLQSITVDGFGLGRPEQLETLQRFAEEIAPVVRSQAPSSLRD; encoded by the coding sequence ATGCGATTCTCCGTACTCTCCCTGATCGGTCACGATCCGCACCCGCTGACCGGTGATCTGCCCTTTGCCGCCGACCGGTTCGAGGAAGTGATCGACACGGCCTCGGTGGCGGAGCGGCTCGGCTTCGACGCCTACTCCGTCGGCGAACGGCATGCGGGCGCCTTCCTCTCCTCCAGCCCCAACGTGGTGCTGGGCGCCATCGCGGCCCGGACGAGCACCATCCGGCTGCTCACCGGTGTGACCGTCGTCGCGATCCTCGACCCGGTCCGGGTGGCGGAGGACTTCGCGACACTCGACCAGATCTCCCGGGGCCGTGTCGAACTGGTCGTCGGCAAGGGCGCGGAGGCGGGCCACTTCGACCTGTTCGGTCTGGAGGAGGAGCGGCAGTGGGACCTCCAGAAGGAGAAGTACGAGCTGCTGCGCCGGCTCTGGACCGAGGAGGGCGTCGACTGGGAAGGCGAGTTCCGCCCGCCGCTGAAGAACGTGACGACCGTGCCCCGTCCCTACGACGGCCTCCCCCGGATCTGGCACGGCTCGGCGACCAGCCTCAACTCCCCCGAGCTGGCGGCGAAACACGGCGATCCGCTGTTCACCGCGAACGCCGTCCAGCCGCGTGAGGCGTACGCGAAGCTCATCACCCACTACCGGGAGCGGTTCGAGGCGTACGGGCACGATCCGGCGGACGCGAAGGTGGCGGCGGGATCGGGCGGACTGCTCATCGCGGACAGCTCGCAGGCGGCCGTCACGCGGTACAAGGAGCTGTACGAGGCGCGGGTCCGGCAGGCCTTCAAGCCGCATCTGGCGGGCAGGGCCGGCTACAACACCCCCTTCCGCACGATCGAGGAGGCGATCGAGGGCGGCCCGCAGCTGATCGGCAGTCCGCAGCAGATCATCGACAAGATCCTCGGCTGGCACGAGGTCTACCGCCACGACCTCCAGTCGATCACCGTGGACGGCTTCGGGCTGGGCCGTCCTGAGCAGTTGGAGACGCTCCAGCGGTTCGCGGAGGAGATCGCCCCGGTGGTGCGGAGCCAGGCGCCGTCCTCGCTCCGGGACTGA
- a CDS encoding PAC2 family protein: MIELESVPELVDPVMVAAFEGWNDAGDAASTAVGHLDREWKGEVFAALDAEDYYDFQVNRPTVWLDGNTRKITWPTTRLSVVRVGGDKPRDLVLVRGIEPSMRWRSFCNEILGFAHELGVEMVVILGALLGDTPHTRPVPVSGVTSDADLARTMDLEETRYEGPTGIVGVLQEACTHAGVPAVSLWAAVPHYVSQPPNPKATLALLNRLEDLIGLRIPLGELPEDARAWQLGVDQLASEDSEVAEYVQTLEEARDTAELPEASGEAIAREFERYLRRRDGGPGQGPGGHATETGDVSYLRDPSSGRTRPPKPPRPETGRGNATDDKGAKGSDEASGTDGEEGSGGRPEEDGES, translated from the coding sequence GTGATCGAGCTCGAGTCGGTGCCCGAGCTGGTCGACCCGGTCATGGTGGCCGCGTTCGAAGGCTGGAACGACGCCGGGGACGCCGCCTCCACCGCGGTCGGTCATCTGGACCGGGAGTGGAAGGGCGAGGTGTTCGCGGCGCTGGACGCCGAGGACTACTACGACTTCCAGGTCAACCGGCCCACGGTGTGGCTGGACGGCAACACGCGGAAGATCACCTGGCCGACGACGCGCCTGTCCGTGGTGCGGGTGGGCGGCGACAAACCCCGCGACCTGGTCCTGGTGCGCGGGATCGAACCGTCGATGCGCTGGCGGTCGTTCTGCAACGAGATCCTCGGCTTCGCCCATGAGCTGGGTGTCGAAATGGTCGTCATCCTGGGCGCGCTGCTCGGTGACACCCCGCACACCCGGCCGGTGCCGGTGAGCGGGGTCACCTCCGACGCGGACCTGGCCCGGACGATGGACCTGGAGGAGACGCGGTACGAAGGCCCCACGGGCATCGTCGGGGTCCTCCAGGAGGCGTGCACGCACGCCGGAGTGCCCGCGGTCAGCCTGTGGGCGGCGGTCCCCCACTATGTGTCGCAGCCGCCGAACCCGAAGGCGACGCTGGCCCTGCTCAACCGGCTGGAGGATCTGATCGGGTTGCGCATCCCGCTGGGCGAACTGCCCGAGGACGCCCGGGCCTGGCAGCTCGGCGTGGACCAGCTGGCCTCGGAGGACAGCGAGGTCGCGGAGTACGTGCAGACGCTGGAGGAGGCGCGGGACACCGCGGAGCTGCCCGAGGCGTCCGGCGAGGCCATCGCCCGGGAGTTCGAGCGGTATCTGCGGCGGCGGGACGGCGGTCCCGGGCAGGGGCCGGGCGGCCATGCCACGGAGACCGGGGACGTCTCCTATCTGCGCGACCCCTCCAGCGGCCGTACCCGCCCGCCGAAGCCGCCGCGCCCGGAGACGGGGCGCGGAAACGCCACCGACGACAAGGGCGCCAAGGGTTCCGACGAGGCGTCGGGGACCGACGGCGAGGAAGGCTCCGGCGGCCGTCCCGAGGAGGACGGCGAGAGCTGA
- the mshC gene encoding cysteine--1-D-myo-inosityl 2-amino-2-deoxy-alpha-D-glucopyranoside ligase, protein MHAWPASEVPALPGKGRDLRIHDTATGGRITLDPGPVARIYVCGITPYDATHMGHAATYNAFDLVQRVWLDTKRQVHYVQNVTDVDDPLLERAVRDGQDWTELAERETALFREDMTALRMLPPRHYIGAVEAIPGIVPLVERLRDAGAAYDLDGDIYFSVDTDPHFGEVSGLDAEAMRLLSAERGGDPERPGKKNPLDPMLWMAARPGEPSWDGASLGDGRPGWHIECVAIALDHLGMGFDIQGGGSDLAFPHHEMGASHAQALTGEHPFAQAYVHAGMVGLDGEKMSKSRGNLVFVSALRRDGVDPAAIRLALLSRHYRSDWEWTDQVLADAVERLARWRAAVSRPDGPSADVLVEEVRDALADDLDSPAALAAVDRWAALQGAEGGTDEGAPGLVSRTVDALLGVAL, encoded by the coding sequence ATGCATGCCTGGCCCGCTTCTGAGGTCCCCGCCCTGCCCGGCAAGGGCCGCGACCTTCGGATCCACGACACCGCGACCGGCGGACGGATCACCCTTGACCCCGGTCCCGTCGCCCGCATCTACGTCTGCGGCATCACGCCGTACGACGCGACCCACATGGGTCATGCGGCGACCTACAACGCGTTCGACCTCGTTCAGCGCGTGTGGCTCGACACCAAGCGGCAGGTTCACTATGTCCAGAACGTGACCGACGTGGACGATCCGCTGCTGGAGCGGGCCGTGCGCGACGGTCAGGACTGGACCGAGCTCGCGGAGCGCGAGACGGCACTCTTCCGCGAGGACATGACCGCCCTGCGGATGCTGCCCCCGCGGCACTACATCGGAGCGGTCGAGGCCATACCGGGCATCGTGCCCCTCGTCGAACGCCTCCGGGACGCGGGCGCCGCCTACGACCTGGACGGCGACATCTACTTCTCCGTCGACACCGACCCGCACTTCGGCGAGGTGTCCGGCCTCGACGCCGAGGCGATGCGCCTGCTCTCCGCCGAGCGCGGCGGCGACCCCGAGCGCCCCGGAAAGAAGAACCCCCTCGACCCGATGCTCTGGATGGCCGCCCGCCCGGGCGAGCCGAGCTGGGACGGGGCCTCCCTGGGCGACGGCCGCCCGGGGTGGCACATCGAGTGCGTCGCCATCGCGCTGGACCACCTCGGCATGGGCTTCGACATCCAGGGCGGCGGCTCCGACCTCGCCTTCCCGCACCACGAGATGGGCGCCTCGCACGCCCAGGCGCTGACCGGCGAGCACCCCTTCGCCCAGGCCTACGTCCACGCGGGCATGGTCGGCCTGGACGGCGAGAAGATGTCCAAGTCGCGCGGCAACCTGGTCTTCGTCTCGGCGCTGCGCCGCGACGGCGTGGACCCGGCGGCCATCCGGCTCGCGCTGCTCTCCCGCCACTACCGCTCCGACTGGGAGTGGACCGACCAGGTGCTGGCCGACGCCGTCGAGCGCCTCGCGCGCTGGCGGGCCGCCGTCTCGCGCCCCGACGGGCCGTCCGCCGACGTGCTGGTCGAGGAGGTCCGGGACGCCCTCGCGGACGATCTGGACAGTCCCGCCGCGCTCGCCGCGGTGGACCGCTGGGCCGCGCTCCAGGGTGCGGAGGGCGGCACCGACGAGGGCGCGCCCGGCCTCGTCTCGCGTACGGTCGACGCCCTGCTGGGGGTCGCGCTGTAG